A region from the Sandaracinus amylolyticus genome encodes:
- a CDS encoding GAF domain-containing protein, producing MTQRRWKLVVTGLGSSASLHEVVVEAGDWMTALTRARGQIGEKGGVPPGASCAVAPDGKVTILDAVSRRQYALAPTEEAAAAPIAATPSPAPVELAKPKKASKQTVAYMPSPLASPAAPAPAAPAAARSAAAPKPASVPAPAAVSAPEAPFRPNQTVAYAPAVAPAVASPAVAPPAVTSPAVTSPAVAPPAAAPTPVASAPIAPPSAAATAEPLKKKSPKHTVAYLPGAGELTAKPAPQPAAAPPPAAPEPAAAPQPAAPEPVSQQPTAAPQPTAAPQPAAAPQAATAAVARPPSAPPPARASQPPPDGAELLYARDGEPTAETPLTYRERTFVVDAGTSPDDAEMIVRRRFAQLREELESRPKGKLVNIAVFDHRWEGRPQSPPLVVLQWKDWRGEPEVQRPAPATPSQPPAALSRPMSQPPAAPPVARAPSEPPAAFARPSEPAIPPAAPVPSVAAPAARPRTTTPAPDDRLSQAFEALQDLFFLGTPLEGADFVLNLLADLVPSEAASVCLYDINSDELRFVALRGPGADERKGEAIPLGAGLIGATANDYARPTLFEQVASEPRFDAAVDGRVGLEARTMAIVPVFHQGRLQAVVQLLNREEQAQFGKGDANVLGYVAEKLGEFLHQSRLSERPPR from the coding sequence TTGACGCAGCGACGTTGGAAGCTCGTGGTGACGGGGCTCGGGAGCTCCGCTTCGCTCCACGAGGTCGTCGTCGAGGCGGGCGATTGGATGACCGCGCTGACGCGGGCGCGCGGCCAGATCGGCGAGAAGGGTGGCGTGCCGCCCGGCGCGAGCTGTGCCGTGGCACCGGATGGCAAGGTCACGATCCTCGACGCGGTCTCGCGGCGTCAGTACGCGCTCGCTCCGACGGAGGAAGCGGCCGCTGCGCCGATCGCAGCCACGCCGTCGCCCGCCCCGGTGGAGCTCGCGAAGCCGAAGAAGGCGTCGAAGCAGACCGTCGCGTACATGCCCTCTCCCCTCGCGTCACCGGCGGCGCCCGCACCCGCCGCACCGGCCGCGGCGCGGTCGGCGGCGGCGCCCAAGCCCGCTTCGGTGCCGGCGCCCGCGGCCGTGAGCGCCCCGGAAGCACCGTTCCGTCCGAACCAGACCGTCGCCTACGCGCCCGCCGTCGCGCCGGCAGTGGCTTCGCCGGCAGTGGCCCCGCCGGCAGTGACCTCGCCGGCAGTGACCTCGCCGGCAGTGGCCCCGCCCGCTGCTGCGCCGACGCCCGTGGCATCGGCGCCGATCGCGCCGCCCAGCGCCGCGGCCACGGCCGAGCCGCTCAAGAAGAAGTCGCCGAAGCACACGGTGGCCTACCTGCCCGGCGCGGGAGAGCTCACGGCGAAGCCGGCACCGCAGCCCGCAGCTGCACCCCCGCCTGCGGCGCCCGAGCCCGCGGCGGCACCCCAGCCCGCAGCGCCCGAGCCCGTGTCCCAGCAGCCCACCGCTGCACCCCAGCCCACCGCTGCACCCCAGCCCGCCGCCGCGCCGCAGGCAGCGACCGCGGCCGTCGCGCGTCCCCCGTCGGCGCCGCCTCCGGCGCGGGCGTCGCAGCCGCCGCCCGACGGCGCCGAGCTGCTCTACGCGCGCGACGGCGAGCCGACGGCGGAAACGCCGCTCACGTATCGCGAGCGCACGTTCGTGGTCGACGCCGGGACCTCGCCCGACGACGCCGAGATGATCGTGCGCCGTCGCTTCGCGCAGCTGCGCGAGGAGCTCGAGAGCCGCCCGAAGGGCAAGCTCGTCAACATCGCGGTCTTCGATCACCGCTGGGAAGGTCGCCCGCAGAGCCCTCCCCTCGTCGTCCTCCAGTGGAAGGACTGGCGCGGCGAGCCCGAGGTGCAGCGACCCGCCCCCGCGACCCCGTCGCAGCCGCCCGCCGCGCTCTCGCGCCCGATGTCGCAGCCTCCGGCCGCACCGCCCGTCGCCCGCGCGCCTTCCGAGCCGCCCGCCGCCTTCGCGCGTCCGAGCGAGCCCGCGATCCCGCCCGCAGCCCCGGTGCCCAGCGTCGCCGCGCCGGCTGCGCGCCCGCGCACCACCACGCCGGCCCCCGACGACCGTCTGAGCCAGGCATTCGAGGCGCTCCAGGACCTCTTCTTCCTCGGCACGCCGCTCGAGGGCGCCGACTTCGTGCTGAACCTCCTCGCGGACCTCGTCCCGAGCGAGGCCGCGAGCGTCTGCCTCTACGACATCAACAGTGACGAGCTGCGCTTCGTCGCGCTCCGCGGCCCCGGCGCCGACGAGCGCAAGGGCGAGGCCATCCCGCTCGGCGCGGGGCTCATCGGCGCGACCGCGAACGACTACGCGCGGCCGACCCTCTTCGAGCAGGTCGCGAGCGAGCCGCGCTTCGACGCCGCCGTCGACGGCCGCGTCGGGCTCGAGGCTCGCACGATGGCGATCGTCCCGGTGTTCCACCAGGGTCGCCTCCAGGCCGTCGTCCAGCTGCTCAACCGCGAGGAGCAGGCGCAGTTCGGCAAGGGCGACGCGAACGTGCTCGGATACGTCGCCGAGAAGCTCGGCGAGTTCCTGCACCAGTCGCGCCTCTCCGAGCGCCCGCCCCGCTGA
- a CDS encoding winged helix-turn-helix transcriptional regulator gives MWILVVGSPQLIERSEGGLAVLRELGCRVRAADLWEPLEHDEVLGKDPPAAVLVEVLDQVEAGRAALGRLRAAPPLAEVPILAAVTVPALQRLDPSDTFDDIVLVPYLPVELYVRIRRAEWRRSEYSDSERLKLGPLVIDRAAHEVLVDGRLIQLTHQEFALLEFLARHRGRVFSRQQLLERVWGVDYYGGSRTVDIHVRRLRMKLASAAKPIETVRGVGYKMKAP, from the coding sequence ATGTGGATTCTGGTCGTGGGCAGTCCCCAGCTCATCGAGCGGAGCGAGGGCGGCCTGGCAGTGCTCCGAGAGCTCGGATGTCGAGTCCGAGCGGCGGATCTCTGGGAGCCACTGGAGCACGACGAGGTGCTCGGGAAGGATCCCCCCGCAGCCGTCCTCGTGGAGGTGCTGGATCAGGTCGAGGCCGGGCGGGCCGCGCTGGGCCGCCTGCGCGCCGCGCCGCCGCTCGCCGAGGTCCCCATCCTCGCCGCGGTGACCGTACCGGCGCTCCAGCGGCTGGACCCCAGCGACACGTTCGACGACATCGTCCTCGTCCCGTACCTCCCGGTCGAGCTCTACGTGCGCATCCGGCGCGCGGAGTGGCGCCGGAGCGAGTACTCCGACTCGGAGCGTCTCAAGCTCGGCCCGCTGGTGATCGATCGCGCGGCGCACGAGGTCCTGGTCGACGGCCGGCTGATCCAACTGACGCACCAGGAGTTCGCGCTGCTCGAGTTCCTCGCGCGACACCGCGGCCGCGTCTTCTCGCGCCAGCAGCTGCTCGAGCGCGTGTGGGGCGTCGACTACTACGGCGGCTCGCGCACCGTCGACATCCACGTCCGCCGCCTGCGCATGAAGCTCGCGAGCGCCGCGAAGCCGATCGAGACCGTGCGCGGGGTCGGCTACAAGATGAAGGCCCCGTGA
- a CDS encoding PdxA family dehydrogenase has translation MTLAFATGDPAGVGPAVSAVAALEIAREGEAVLVLGDATQLAARLPGVRVVPHAVALAPGEIAIVDTGRVDPAAIAKHSPSREVGAAQLRALDAATRAVRDGHARALVTAPTSKEAVTMSGTPFVGQTEHLARGAGLRDDEVTMLFLGPRLRLALVTTHLAVRDVPREITKERVERATVHLGEALARLGRPHGAKVAVAALNPHAGESGMFGDEEARVIAPAVDAARTREPYASGRLSLIGIVPAETALRRAAEGAIDGVVAMMHDQATIASKLLDWGAAVNVTWGLPFVRASVDHGVAYDAAARDEADAAGMIAAARCARVLAGSP, from the coding sequence GTGACGCTCGCGTTCGCGACGGGCGATCCCGCGGGCGTCGGGCCGGCGGTCTCGGCCGTCGCAGCGCTCGAGATCGCGCGCGAGGGCGAAGCCGTGCTCGTGCTCGGCGACGCCACGCAGCTCGCGGCGCGGCTCCCCGGCGTGCGCGTGGTGCCGCACGCCGTGGCCCTCGCGCCGGGCGAGATCGCGATCGTCGACACCGGGCGCGTCGATCCTGCGGCGATCGCGAAGCACTCGCCGTCGCGCGAGGTCGGCGCCGCGCAGCTGCGCGCGCTCGATGCGGCGACGCGCGCGGTCCGCGACGGCCACGCGCGCGCGCTCGTGACCGCGCCGACGAGCAAGGAAGCCGTCACGATGTCCGGCACGCCTTTCGTCGGGCAGACCGAGCACCTCGCGCGCGGCGCCGGGCTGCGCGACGACGAGGTCACGATGCTGTTCCTCGGTCCGCGGCTGCGCCTCGCGCTCGTGACCACGCACCTCGCGGTGCGCGACGTGCCGCGGGAGATCACGAAGGAGCGCGTCGAGCGCGCGACGGTGCACCTCGGCGAGGCGCTCGCGCGGCTCGGGCGCCCGCACGGCGCGAAGGTCGCGGTGGCCGCGCTGAACCCGCACGCAGGCGAGAGCGGCATGTTCGGCGACGAGGAAGCGCGCGTCATCGCGCCCGCCGTCGATGCGGCGCGCACGAGGGAGCCGTACGCATCGGGGCGTCTCTCGCTGATCGGGATCGTGCCCGCCGAGACCGCGCTGCGACGCGCGGCAGAGGGCGCGATCGACGGCGTGGTCGCGATGATGCACGACCAGGCGACGATCGCGTCGAAGCTGCTCGACTGGGGCGCCGCCGTGAACGTCACGTGGGGGCTGCCCTTCGTGCGCGCGAGCGTCGATCACGGGGTCGCCTACGACGCGGCGGCGCGCGACGAGGCCGATGCCGCGGGCATGATCGCGGCGGCGCGTTGCGCGCGCGTGCTCGCGGGGAGCCCGTGA